Below is a genomic region from Prolixibacteraceae bacterium.
TTCATCATGCCATCTTATACCACCACAAAGGAAGTGTAGAGTAGATCTCAAACCAAATTGGCCTCACAAGAAGTACATTTTATAAATACGTACAAGAGCTAGAGTGTTTGGGTGCTAAAATAAGATACTCCAGAAAAAAACGATGTTTTGAATATATCACCCCTTTTAGTTTCAAAGTAATGATTAATACAACAGAAGTCAACCTGTACTATGGCACCTAAGGAGCCTATAAATTGGCACAAACTATGCAATCCAACGAAATAAAAAAATCCGTTTCATCTGTCTAATCTGTGTGCCACCCCTTGCGCTCCAACCCTTCGTGTCTTTGCGGCTTCGCGGTTCAATTCTCCTTACACCACAACCAAATCCGTGGCTAATTATACTTTTCTTTAACGTATATCTGGGCCAGGCCTTCAGCCCTTGGTTGTAGTTTTTATTTTATTACCCAAGGCTCCAACCTGTATGATGCGCTACTGCGCAACATATGGTTTCCACCATTGGGCTATGTTCGGTTTCCCTTTCAGGGATTGTTGCAGCATATACAAAACTTCGTGCCTTTGGGCTTCTTTTAAATCAGTGTTCATCCATTCTACATCCAATACTGCTTAGTTTGTGCCAATTTATTGGCACGTGAGGGATACATAAGCCGAGTTAATACATCAACAAACCAACGCGCAAGGCGTGCCAATAAATTGGCACAAACTTCCACATACCAACGTCGTACAAAATACATCCAATACGACATAGTTTGTGCCAATTCATTGGCACGTGAGGGATTGTAAATAGCAAATTGATAGTCATTAATTTCTCGTAAAAGTAAATTACCATTATTTGAACCAAGCCCCGAACGGGGTGACCGAACCTAGCCCAATGGTGAAATGAATATGTTGCGCGGTAGCGCTACATAAGAATGAGCCTTGGGTACAACCCACCTCCAACCCCTAAGGGCTGAAAGCCTGACCCATTTCATCAACGCGCAAGGCATGCCTATAAATTGGCACAAACTATGCAATCCAACGAAATAAAAAAATCCGTTTCATCTGTCTAATCTGTGTGTCACCCCTTGTGCTCCAACCCTTCGTGTCTTTGCGGCTTCGCGGTTCAATTCTCCTTACACCACAACCAAATCCGTGGCTAATGATACTTTTCTTTAACATATATCTGGGCCAGGCCTTCAGCCCTTGGTTGTAGTTTTTATTTTATTACCCAAGGCTCCAACCTGTATGATGCGCTACTGCGCAACATATGGTTTCCACCATTGGGCTACGTTCGGTTTCCCTTTCAGGGATTGTTGCAGCATATACAAAACTTCGTGCCTTTGGGCTTCTTTTAAATCAGTGTTCATCCATTCTACATCCAATACTGCTTAGTTTGTGCCAATTTATTGGCACGAGAGGGATACATAAATCGAGTTAATACATCAACAAACCAACGCGCAAGGCGTGCCAATAAATTGGCACAAACTTCCACATACCAACGTCGTACAAAATAGATCCAATATGTCATAGTTTGTGCCAATTTATTGGCACGTGAGGGATACATAAGCCGAGTTAATACATCAACAAACCAAGGCGTAAGGCATGCCTATAAATTGGCACAAACTTCCACATACCAACGTCGTACAAAATAGATCCAATATGTCATAGTTTGTGCCAATTCATTGGCACGTGAGGGATTGTAAATAGCAAATTGATAGTCATTAATTTCTCGTAAAAGTAAATTACCATTATTTGAACCAAGCCCCGAACGGGGTGACCGAACCTAGCCCAATGGTGAAATGAATAGGTTGCGCGGTAGCGCTACATAAGAATGAGCCTTGGGTACAACCCACCTCCAACCCCTAAGGGCTGAAAGCCTGACCCATTTCATCAACGCGCAAGGCGTGTCAATAAATTGGCACAAACTATGCAATCCAACGAAATAAAAAAATCCGTTTTATCTGTCTAATCTTTGTGCCACCCCTCGCGCTGCAACCCTTCGTGTCTTTGCGGCTTCGCGGTTCTATTTTCCTTACACCACAACCAAATCCGTGGCTAATGATACTTAGCTTTAACATATATCTGGGCCAGGCCTTCAGCCCTTGGTTGTAGTTTTTATTTTATTACCCAAGGCTCCAACCTGTATGATGCGCTACTGCGCAACATATGGTTTCCACCATTGGGCTATGTTCGGTTTCCCTTTCAGGGATTGTTGCAGCATATACAAAACTTCGTGCCTTTGGGCTTCTTTTAAATCAGTGCATCCATTCTACATCAAATACTGCTTAGTTTGTGCCAATTTATTGGCACGAGAGGGATACATAAACCGAGTTAATACATCAACAAACCAACGCGCAAGGCGTGCCAATGAATTGGCACAAACTTCCACATACCAACGTCGTACAAAATAGATCCAATATGTCATAGTTTGTGCCAATTCATTGGCACGAGAGGGATACATAGTCCATCATCTCCAACACGCAAGGCATGCCAATCAATTGGCAAAAACTACCATACACTGTTCTTAGCTTATTATTTCGATACAGATGAGTTACCCTTTCCTTACCAAATTATATTGTAGAGGTAAGGAAAGGGTAACTCAAAGGTAAGTTAAGGGTAAGTTTAGTATAGGGATGGAATATTTAACCCCTAAGGATGTAACCGCTTTTAACTACATAATATCATTCTATTTAATGAAATTAGCACCTTTCCTCTCTCTAAAGAGATATACTCACACCTTTATAAACATCACAAATTAAAGGCGTCGTAGCTCGGTGGCGTTCGAACTTTTTGACTTAAAACGCTTCTTAGTGGTAGAAAGATTATAGCGTAAACTAACGGTCAACATATTCCGATCGTCTCCATCCCAAGTAAAGTCAATCAACTTATAACTATAATCTAATAGTTGATTCCACTTGGTAGGAATATACTGATAGGCCACTTGAAGTGTTAATTTATCTTGCCACATCTTCTGCCTCAACGATAAGTTGAAACGATAGTAATCACTAAATGTTTTATAACTATGGGTAGCCTTACTATAAAGGAGATCTGCATCTAAGGAGGTCGTCTTGGTTAGATCAAACTGATTGGTCCATTTGAAATAGACCCCAGGTGTATTATTGGTATATTTCACCCCATCTTCGATCAAGATACGCTCCATGTAGGATAACGAAAGAAAAGGGCGCATACTCCAAAACTTGTATTGAAACGAACGACTCAGATTCATTGAATACTTACATCGATCCTCCATATTAATATATTTACAAACAGTATATTCGATCTGAACAGGATCGTTAATATACATCAAATCACTCGGATTCTGACGGTAAGAAGCCGTAAAAGAGACATTGAACTTATTCAATTTAGTAGATAGAGAGAGTGTTTTATATTCCGTGGGCTTCAATAATGGATTACCTTGTCGGGTCTCATAATGGTTTAAATACTGCACACGGTTGTTTAACTGCCTATAAGAGGGGCGTTTGATGCGTTCCGAATAAGACAATCTAAGAGAGTAGTTTTTCGAAGGCACATAACTAATATTGGCACTCGGAAACCAATCTTCCATGATCAACTCAGGCTGCCCCTCATTGTTCCAAGACCTCTTGGTTTTCACCTTTTCGTATCGGCCTCCGGCAGACATATGAATCTTTTTCCCTAATTTATATGAAAGAATCCCATATAGTGCAGTGACCTGTTCATCCAACTCCACTTCACTTGTAAACTTATTATTAGCAATCCATTGATTGCTTTCTTGATGATAGAAGTGATTTTTGTTATCATTCTTTACCATGGAATACCTCGATCCCAACTCCATATCTATTCTCTCTTTGATCAGTGGTATTTTTACATCCAACTGAGAAGAGAATATATCATATAAAAAATGAGCATTGCTTTTCATCTTTTGTCCACCTTCAGGCTCGATATAAAATTCATTCAACATATTGTCACGAGAATGATCGGCCTTATAATAATCCGAGATCCATGAGATCTCATATCCCTTATTTTCAAACTGATAATTAAAATTAATTCCATTCCTCTGATACGTCTGAGTCTCATCATTGAGATTTGTTAGTGGAGCTAAATGGGTTCCATTCTTCAACACATCTGTCTCTTTATGGGTAAAACCAGCAGTGCTATTATCATAGCCTTCATACTTTAATGCTATAGAATGATGAGATGCTGGCATAAAGTTCATCCCCACCGCATAATCACTCCCTTTCGTATGAAATAGGTTTTCAAATTCTCGATCCATAGACTCAAAATAATACCCCTCTTTTTGGAAACGATTGTGTGAGCTATTGAAACCTTCATCTTTTTGGTTCGTATAACCATATCTAGCAAACATCACCACTTTGTTTGTGACATACGTTATATCTCCATTTAACTGCCCACTTTGATGCCTGCCTTTCGTATATAGAGTTCGTAGACTCGCGCTTATCCCCCTCTCCTTTGGTTTGATCGTTACGATGTTAATCACACTCTGCCCTTCTGCATCATATTTTGCCGAAGGATTCTCTATCACCTCAATCTGCTTGATGTTTTGTGAACTCAGAATAGACAACTCTTGATCGCTAGTTATTTTACGATTATTGATTAATATTAATGTAGAGCCTCGACCTGCCACCGAGACCTTCTTGGTCATTGGGTCCACTAAAACATAAGGCGTACGACTCAGGGCTTGCACTGCATTGCCCGCATCACTAATGGCAGTATTTTCTACCTCTACCACGTAACGATCACTTTTATTAATAACCTTGGGAATACGCCCCCTTACCTTCACTTCATCGAGCTGTAGTTGGTTTAGTAAAATAGAGATATCTAATAAGTTATGATCATTATCCAATTCAATCACTTTATAGTTGGTTTGGTAACCTAAGGAAGAGGTCGCTAGAAGATATTTTCCATTTCTAACATCAGGCAGTTCAAAGTGTCCATCTAAAAAGGCACCACCCTTTATTACGATCGAATCATTCGGATTCAATAGAGCCACATTAAAATAGTTCACGACACTATCGTTATTACTTTTTACATCTCCCGTAATCCGGCTTTGGGCATTACAGTACATCAATGGTGACAATAGACACACCAATAGAGCCATTCTTTTTTTCATGGTCATTTTAGGAATTTATAAGTATAAACAAGACTGGTCTGACTACTCGTTAAGCCTTAATCGTAATCATATCCATAAGCCTGCTCTGTTTTTTTATAAGGGACATAAAAAACCAGGATGATAGACTCTTATTTAGAATACTTAAGACGAGTACCACTCTAATATATACAACATTAGGTTTTATTGTTAATTACTGTAAATATAATTACACAAAATATAAAATTCAACTTTTATGACTACTCTTTTTATAGCTGACATCCCATATTGCCTATACGTAGTAAAGAAACAACCCATACCGTCTTCTTTTTTACATACCCTATGTTACGACGATTCACCCTGTCTAAACAAATATATTTGGTAGGCCCTTACAATACCTATTCGCTCACCCCATAACAAAATGAACACAAATTCTCCCACTATCCTTCGACCCTTCTCCGTGTTTCCTTCGTACCACCTTCGTATCTCCTTCGACTATTGTTCATATATCGGTCACATATTGGTCACATACTCCTCATCCTTCCTCCACATTTTTGTGGAGAAATAGTAACCAATATATGACCAATCTATATCTAATATGTGACCAATAGTCGAAGGTGGTACGAAGGAAACACGAAGGAGGGGCGAATGAACTACCTTTAAATCCATCGTGAAATACCATTCCAGCCAGAGTTTAATTTACACCGTCTTACACGACCACATTCCCATTCCATTTAGAATAAAGGTATCTCTTTCGATGGCAAGATGTGGTGTCAGGGTCTCTTTGCGTTACTGTCTTCCGATAGTGTGGATGAGTTGTTTTTAAACTGAATAGAGGTACGTTTCTTTCTTCGATAACTGTCTTCACC
It encodes:
- a CDS encoding TonB-dependent receptor encodes the protein MKKRMALLVCLLSPLMYCNAQSRITGDVKSNNDSVVNYFNVALLNPNDSIVIKGGAFLDGHFELPDVRNGKYLLATSSLGYQTNYKVIELDNDHNLLDISILLNQLQLDEVKVRGRIPKVINKSDRYVVEVENTAISDAGNAVQALSRTPYVLVDPMTKKVSVAGRGSTLILINNRKITSDQELSILSSQNIKQIEVIENPSAKYDAEGQSVINIVTIKPKERGISASLRTLYTKGRHQSGQLNGDITYVTNKVVMFARYGYTNQKDEGFNSSHNRFQKEGYYFESMDREFENLFHTKGSDYAVGMNFMPASHHSIALKYEGYDNSTAGFTHKETDVLKNGTHLAPLTNLNDETQTYQRNGINFNYQFENKGYEISWISDYYKADHSRDNMLNEFYIEPEGGQKMKSNAHFLYDIFSSQLDVKIPLIKERIDMELGSRYSMVKNDNKNHFYHQESNQWIANNKFTSEVELDEQVTALYGILSYKLGKKIHMSAGGRYEKVKTKRSWNNEGQPELIMEDWFPSANISYVPSKNYSLRLSYSERIKRPSYRQLNNRVQYLNHYETRQGNPLLKPTEYKTLSLSTKLNKFNVSFTASYRQNPSDLMYINDPVQIEYTVCKYINMEDRCKYSMNLSRSFQYKFWSMRPFLSLSYMERILIEDGVKYTNNTPGVYFKWTNQFDLTKTTSLDADLLYSKATHSYKTFSDYYRFNLSLRQKMWQDKLTLQVAYQYIPTKWNQLLDYSYKLIDFTWDGDDRNMLTVSLRYNLSTTKKRFKSKSSNATELRRL